Below is a genomic region from Chloracidobacterium sp..
TCGGTACGTAACCAGCTTCACTGAGAGGCATGGTGACGCAATTTGGTTATGTCTCCTCCTTTGGCTCGCGACCGAGATTACTGTTCAGCTGACGAGCTAAAGTTTCGCGCAATTCGTCAGCGGCGCGTGACAGAAGCCGTGCAGCAACGGCGCTGGCCGAGGTCGCCTGCCCCAGCATCACGTAGGTTTCCAGCACTGCCATGGTCTGACGACTAACCGGAATGGTGAGATGCTGCGACACTCTCCCACGACGCTTTTTCGTTTCACCCTGAGACGAAGCTTGCTTTGTGTTCGGCATATTGCTCATGTTCCCCTTTTCCCAAGCAGTTTCGTAATAACTTCAAGTGGCGAGAGTCCCTTGAATGTCTCACCGTTACTTATAGACGAAACCGTCCAAAAAAGGGAAATACTTTTTACCCGAATCGGTGTTAGTCAGTAGCCGACAGCATGGTTTCCGGTGCAATAGCTGTCAGATTTGCTAGGTTTCGCGCCGAATCAATCGCCGCCGCCAGTTTTTCCGTTGTGCTTCGGTTTCCCTGAAGCAATATCGTTTGAATCAAACCATCCGGGTTTCTGATCAGCATGCCAAGGTAGTAGCGCTTTTTTTGAACCAAGTAAGCCAGTGGGCCAAGAATGGCCGCCCGAAAACCCGTTAACTGACGTTCCGTATAGCTTCGAACCGCTTCGACTTCGGCGTACGTCGCTGCAACCTCCGATTGCCAACCTTGATGATACAGGCTGGCCATCACAAACCCATGTTCATACAATTGAACGGCTGTGTAAGCGCGCTCGGATTCATTGGGGTCTGCGACATTCAAGCGGTCGAGAACCCATGGCTCGCCGATAGCAGCCCCCAGTTGGCGCGCTTCGGCTAAACGCGCCAGTCGTGTCTGATCGCGCGCTTCCACGCGAGTTGCCTGACGCACCAGGTCTCGAAAAACAAACACCCAGACGGCGTACGCTGTGCCGATGGCGACGACCGTGAAGGTAATCCGCATTGGCAAGGGCAATTGGTTGAAGCTTGGCGACTCTTGAAGGAGCGCCACCCAACTGAATGTCGTTAGGGGTGACAACATGCAAAGCACCTCAGGAACGCAGATGGACGACTTACTTCCAACTTACGTCCTGCCGGGTGAACAGAAAAGCATCCGCGTCTTCAACTAGTGGACAACTCTGAAACCAGCCGCTGCACGGCGGCGACTGGGTCTGGCGCAGCGGTAATTGGTCGTCCAACGACAAGGTAATCAGCCCCGGCCGCCAGCGCCTCACGCGGCGTTAGTGTCCGTCGCTGATCATCCGGCACGGCGTCTCCAAACCGGATGCCCGGCGTAACAACAAGGAAATCAGCCGGCGCCAACCGCCGAACAGCGGCAATTTCCTGCGGCGAGCATACGACGCCGCCCAACCCACAGGTGACGGCTAACTTGGTCAGACGTCGTACCGCCTCCTCCGGTGTTCCCTGCAGGCCAATCTCGTTCAGCGTGGTTTGGTCAGCGCTGGTCAGCAGCGTGACACCAAGTAGGACCGGCTGCATCGCCGTCGGCCAGGTCGCCAAGGACTTCTGCGCCGCTCGGAGCATGGCGCTTCCACCCAAGGTATGCACCGTACAAAGATGGACGCCCAGTGCCGCCGCCGCCGCAACTGCGCCAGCGACCGTGTGCGGGATGTCATGGAATTTCAGGTCAAGAAAGACGCGCGCACCAGTCGCCAGCGCCGCTGCAACCACCGGCGGTCCCGCCGCTGTAAACAGCGTTTTGCCAATCTTGAAGCCGCCCACATAGGGCGACAGCAACTGCATCAGTCGCTCGGCGGCCGACCGGTCAGGCGTATCCAGCGCAAGGAAAATCCGCGCCGATGGTGAGGGTTGAGCGTCCATCGCAGGGCCTGAAAACGCCGTGTGCGGCACGAGGCTTTATCGGCAAGGCTAGCGCACACGGCGCGAAGACCAAAAAAACCAGCTTGTGCTCAGTAGCGCGTACGATACCGCCGCCCCGTTGTACGGGCGTTGCGGGTCGTGTAACGCGGCTGCGCCACCGGCCGAGTTTCCGCTACGGTGGGCGCAGACGACTGAGGGACGCCTAAGCGGTCCTGCGGCGACAAAGCGGCGTAGGCGGCGGCGAAGCGTTCACGCGCACCGACCGGAATCTTGAGGCTGAAACCAGCTGGCGCTAGCGGCCGGTGCAGTTCGGGATTGAGCGCTAAAAGTTCGTTGAGTGGGATATGCAACAAGTCGGCCGCCACCGCCAGCGAAGTCGACGTATCAAGCTGGAAGGTGTCGTACCGCATCGGCGGGTCAGGCGTGACATTAAACCCGTATTGCTTCTGATTTTTGGCGATAGCAATCACCGCCAGAATCGCCGGGACGTAGTTCTGGGTTTCGCGGGGCAACAGGCCACGCTGATGTAGTTCCCAGAAGTCGGCGTAGCCGCACCGTTCAATTGCCCGCTCGACGTTCCGCTCGCCACAGTTGTACGCCGCCATTGCCAGCAGCCAATCGCCGGCGAAATAGTTATACAAAAACTTCAAATACCGCGCCGCCGCACGGGTGGAAGCCTCCGGCGCTACGCGCTCATCCATGTAGGCGTCTTGCCGCAGTCCAAAGCGCAGGCCGGTGCTGGGGATAAATTGCCAGATGCCGCGCGCCTTGGCGTAGGATAGCGCTCGTGGCTGCCAGACGGACTCAACCTGCGCCAACCAGATCAGGTCTTTGGGGACGCCTTCTTCTGCGAAGATACGCTCGGCCATGTCACGATAGCGTCCCGACCGAATCAGTCCGCGCTCCATCGTGATGCGCCCACGACCGGTTGTGTAGAAGTTTATAAACTGGTAGACCTGCGCCGTCACAGTGAACTTGAAGTCAAAGTTCGACATGTTGAGTTCGGCGGTTGGGCGGGCGCTAATCTGGCTGACATCAAGCGCCGCCAGTTCGTCGCGGTAGGAGCCGACGTCTGACGCCGACAGCGCCGCCTGACGCAGACCCGTTCGCAGCAACTCAATCCGGCCCTGAAGCTCAAAGACATACGCCTGAACCTCTTGCTCGGCGCGCACTTCAGCCGGCGCTTGGTCAAAAATGGCGCGGGCTTCGGCGAAACACCGACCGGCTTCCTCAAACTGCCCATTGCGAAAAGCTTCTTCCCCACGTTTGTAGTGGCGTTCAGCGGCCGCAATGAGCGACCGCGCCGGCGTCGCAGCCGTCAAGGCAGCAGACGATGTTGGAGACTGTGCCGCTGTCACGACTGTTCCGCAGGCCGTCAGCACACAAAAAGCCGATGCGCGCCAAAGACTGGTACGTAAAGCCATGGCATCTCCAGACTTCAAACCTGAATGGCGTCGAGCTCCCGAGCACAGAAACTGTGAGAACAGATCAGGGCAGAAGACAGACAGGCGCTCGAAAGTCTCAACTTGGAAATGCCCGCCTTCTATCACCAACCGGAAAGCAGTGTCAAACCTAATCTCTGGTGGGCCTGAGTTTTCCGGGAGCGCAGTCCCAGCTGACGCGCTTTATCGCAAGCGCACAACGACCAGTCTGGTGCGCCGTTCAGGCTACTTAGCCTGCATCGTCAAAAGCGTACATCAGAAGCCCTGAACGGGGCTTTGGTTCAAACCACGTGGACTTCGGCGGCATGACCGCGCCCTGGTCGGCGACCGCAAACAGCGCGTCCAGTGAGGTCGGGTGCAGGGAAAACGCCACGGCTGCCCGGCCGTCGTTGACCCGTTGTTCCAGTTCGGTCGTGCTGCGAATCCCGCCGACAAAATCCAGTCGCTTGTCCGTCCGGGGATCGGTAATTCCGAACAACGGTTCCAGTACCTGAGTTTGCAGGCGGCTGACATCCAGTTGCGCCAGTACGTCGCCGCCCGCCGCCGGATGAAACCGAAAGCTATGCCAGCCACCGGCGCAGTACACCGAAAAGTCTCCCTCGGCCGTCGGCGTTGGCGTCGTTGGGATGGAGGCAAAACGCTCCCGCAGCGCGTCCAGCAAGGCCGCAGGCGTCCAGCCGTTTAAGTCGCCGACCACACGGTTATAGGGCAGAATCCGGAGCTGTCCAGCCGGGAAAAGCACCGCAAGAAAGAAGTTGTACGGCGCGTCCGGGGTGGGATGGGTGTCCTGCGCGCGTAAAGTCGCTCGCGCGCGACTCGCGCTCGCCGAACGATGGTGGCCGTCGGCCACGTACAGCGTTGGTACGTCGGCGAAGGCGGCGCTCACCGCCGCCGCATCCGGCATGCGCCAGACGGTGTGCCGAACGCCGTCCGGCGCGGTGAAGTCATACAGCGCCGGCGCAGCGCAGGCCTCCGCCATGAGCGCGTCCAGCGTCGGCGTGTCGCGGTACGCCAGAAACACCGGCTCGACATGGGCGCGCAACGCCAGAACGTGCCGCGTCCGGTCATCTTCCTTATCCGGGCGCGTCTTTTCGTGTTTGCGAATCACGTCCCGATCGTAGTCGTCCACCGCACATAGGCCGACGACGCCAGTTTGAGCGCGTTCGTCCATCACCAACCGATAGACAAAGAAACTCGCTTCCGCGTCGGTGGTCAGCGGCGTCTCCCGTTTGAGCCGCTCAAAGTTGACCCGCGCCGTGTGGTACTGAAGTTCGGCGTCCGGCGGCGTGTCATCCGGCAAGTCAATGTCGGGACGGGTGACATGCAGCAGGCTGTAGGGGTTGCCGGCGGCCAGCGCGCGCGCTTCAGCCGTACTGACCACGTCGTAGGGAACGGCGGCGACCGCCGCAACGGTGTCGGCGCTTGGGCGCAGGGCGCGGAAAGGACGAACCAGAGCCATACGTGACATCACTCCAGCGGCGGACGTTGCCGATGCAGGGCGGCTTCGGCGACAAAGTGCTTGAACAAAGCCTGTGAGAAGGGGTCGTGATCGGCGTTGATTTCCGGGTGCCACTGAACGCCCAGCACGAAGTGATCCGGGCGCGTCCCGACGACCGCTTCAATCACGCCGTCAGCCGCCCAAGCGACCGGGCGCAGGTCGCGGCCGAGTTCGTCTATGCCTTGGTGATGATGGCTGTTGACGCGCGCCGTCACCCCGCCCGCCAGCTTGGCCAACAGGCTGTCTCGGTCAATCTGAATCCCGTGTGCGAGGCGGCGAAACGACCCGCGCTGTTGATGCTGCATGACGTTTTCAACCTGCGAAGCGAGGTCTTGAAACAACGTCCCGCCACGATGCACGTTGAGCATCTGCATGCCATAGCAGACAGCGAACACCGGCAGCCGCTTGGCGTCGGCCAGTTGGAGTAGGCGCGCGTCGGTTTCATCGCGCTCTGGGTGAACCGGGCCGAGGGCAATGTGCGGCGCCTGACCGTAACGCGCCGGATCAACGTCGGCGGGATTGCCGCTCAGGAGAATGCCGTCGAGGAGATCGGCGATGGTTTCCAAATAGCCCGCCTCTGTAATGAGCGGAATCAGCAACGGAACGCCGCCCGCTTGGTGAATGGCGCGCGGGTACGTCGTGCGCAGATGATAGGAGTCTTTGTCGGGGTCAATCCGAACCGTGATCCCAATCGTCGGGCGTTTCGTGTATGGTGCGGCCATCGCAAAGCTTCTTTGTGAGGAGCAGGCTTCGTGCAGGCTACCAGTTCAAACCGCCGCTGCCGTCAGACCTAAAAACTTTCCGGTACATCAGGGTATCGAAACCAAAGGACGGCGACAACGTGGCAAATCTCGCAATCGAGAACATTCGGAGCAACGAAGGCGCATCGGCTGGAAACGGCAAAGTCCTCGCCGTACACCACACTGGCCAGCTCATGGACGGAACCAATCTCGACGGCCCATACGACCGGCGGCGACTGATTGAGCCCGCATTGGGGTTGGGTGAAGTCATTTGCGGCTGGGCTCTGGGCGTTGTCGGCTGGCAGGTCAGTGGTAAACAGGAACCGACCATCATCCCACTTGAACTCGCCTATGGGATCGGGGTGTCCCGACCGCCACACTCCACTTTGAGGTAGAGCCGCGATTGGCCTGTCTGGAAGCGATGGTAACGCCGGAACTGGTGCTCGTACCGGGGCATGCCGTTTGCCGTACGCCGGACGCGCCGGACTTGGCGGCGGATGACGCTTGGGCGCTGCAACCGTACCAGCGCGGTGAAGGTGGCTGCTACGTAGCGCACATTGTAGCCGGCGTCCGCTTGGTTGCGGAGGCTTCTCACCGCTGGTTGGTCTTTTCCGGTGGACGGACGCACGCCGCCTATCCTGCCTTGAGCGAAGCCGAAAGTTATCGGCGAGTCGCGCAAGCCCAATCGTGGTGGGGTTGCTCGGAGGCGGCGGCGCGGACGCTCATCGAAGCGTTTGCACGTGACTCCTACGAGAACTTGCGCTTTAGCCTCCATTGCTTTCACGACACGCTTGGCGTACGGCCTGTTCGGGTGTATGTCGTCGGATGGCGGTTCAAAGAACAGCGGTTTCGGCTGCATGCCGCCGTATTGGGCTGGCCGCCGGAGCGGCTGCACTACATCGGCGTCAACGATCCGCCGGATTTGGCGGCGGCACAGGCCGGCGAAGCGCAAACGCTGCAGGACTTTTTGGCCGATCCCCATGGCGCATGCGGGCGGTTGGCGGCCAAACGCGCCGCCCGCAATCCGTTTGGCGATACTCCGCCCGCGCACTGGGTGACTACGCTGGTTCCGCCAGCAGCGCTTTGACCTTTTGTTCGAAAACTGACGCGCTGATGCCGCCGGTGACGGCCTCCCGAATGTTGCCCCGCCGGTCAATGAAGACCGTGTAGGGAATGCTGTTGCCGATGCCGAAGCGCATTGCCGTCTCTGGCGTGCCCATGGCAATCGGATAGCTGATGCGGCGCTTGGCGAGAAAGTCCTTCACGACGCCGGGGCCTTCTTGATCGAGCGACAAACCGACAATTTCCAACCCATCGCCTTTGAGGCGGCGGTAGGCGGCGTCAAAGCCAGGCATTTCCGCAACACAGGGTGGGCACCATGTCGCCCAGAAGTTGACGACGACCACCTTGCCACGGTGTTCACTAAGGTTGAACTTGCCGGCGTTGAGGGTTTCAACCACGAAGGTTGGGGCCGGTTTGCTTGTGCGCGTCGGTGACGGCGCGGGCGCGCTCGGCGACGAGGTTGACGGTGAAGCGCTCGGCGACGAAGCGGAGGAAGGTGTGGGTGACGGCGACGTGGCTTGGCAAGCTGCGCCGACCGTCAGGCTAACCGCCAAAAAACTTTTCTGAACAGTATGCCAACCGGTCATAGCGTCTCCACAGGGGATAAAGTGCAGCCGCGATTATGCGACGGTGGACGGCTCAAGCCAACCGCCTTGCCACCTATTGAGGCTTTGTATAGCGTCAAAGCGCACCACATCCGGCAGGGGGAGGGCGGCAGGCATGGGGTTCGTACCACTCATTTTGGTTGGAATTGTTCTCACGCCGCTGGTCTGGCTTGAGCTGCGGCGCTACGCTGCTGCGCGTCTTACTGGCGGCGTGTCCGACGCCCTGCGCGCCCGTGTGGGCCGTCGGCTGTTGAGTGGCGGTTTGTTGGTGGTGGTGACGGCGCTGGTCGGTTTCGGCATTGAGTTCCGCGAATGGTTCCGACCGGGTCAACTCGTCGGCTGGCTGATGATCTGTGTGCTTCTGCTGGCGGTGCTGGTGGCGACGATGGTTTATGACATTCGCGCCGTAGTGCGTCAGTCGTTGCTTGATTTTCACGATCGCGACGCCGAAGCTGAACGATTTCAGGCATTCATGGCGCGCGAAGCAGGCGTCACACCAGAGTTTTCCAATGGCGCGCGCCGAGTGGCGAACCGCAAACTGTCGCGCTAGACCGTTCCAGGCAGAGTTTCTTCCATGGATGAAACGATTGCCATCATGTCCACGGCGTCGCCGCCAAGCGATCCACTAATTGGGCGCGTTATTGCCGGCCGCTTTCGCATCCTTAGCAAGTTAGGCGAGGGCGGCATGGGCGCGGTATACAAGGCGGAGCAGCTCAAGGTCAATCGCCTATGCGCCGTCAAAGTCCTAAGCGCGTCGTTTGCTTCCGATCCTGACGCGCTGGCGCGTTTCAACCGTGAAGCGCAAATGTCCAGCGCCTTCAATCACCCCCACGCCGTCACCATCTATGACTTCGGCGATGACGACGGGCTGCATTACTTGGCGATGGAGTTTGTTGAAGGAGAAACGCTGTCGTCGGTGCTCAGGCGCGAAGGTCCGCTGCCGTTGGGGCGAACGCTCAACATTGCACGGCAGGCTGCGGCGGCGCTCGAAGCCGCCCATCGGATGAACATCGTCCACCGCGATCTCAAGCCGGACAATATTATGCTGGCGCGACGCGACGAAGGCGATTGGGTCAAGATTCTCGATTTCGGCATTGCCAAAATCGCCAGCGACGCGCCCCAGCGCGGCCAAGATTTGACTCAAGCTGGGTTTGTGGTTGGGACACCGCTTTACATGTCGCCGGAGCAGCTGGCCGGTGAGCGCCTTGATGCCCGCTCAGACATCTACAGCTTGGCCATTATCATTTACCAAATGTTGACCGGGCGGCTGCCCTTTACCGGCGACAACATGCAGGCGCTCATGGTCAAGCGGCTGACGGAAGACCCGCTACCGCTTCAGCAAGCGAATCCAAGTGTCGTCATTCCGCCGGGCGTCGAAGCCGCGTTGCTGCGTGCGTTGCAGCGTCAGCGCGATCGGCGGACGCCGACGGTGCGAGAGTTTATCAGTGAACTGGAGGCCGGACAGGCTTCCACACGGCCTCAGATGGCGGCGGGGACAACAAATCCTTTTACGCCCGGAGCAGCTTCATTTTCAGGCGAAAGGGCGTACCCCACCGTGCCGACCAAGGCATCTTCGGCGGCGGCGACTGGCGGCGCAACGCCACAACCGACAGCGGCGGCTGTCCCCCTGCAGCCGGGTTATGCGCCGCCACTGTCCACGGAGCAATCGATCGCGTCGAGTGATGCGTCCCCACCGTCTGGGGATGGGTTGCCCCAGCTGAATCCTCCTCCGACGCCACCCGTAGTCACCCCAGCGACGGCTCCGCCAGCCAGGTGGGGTGGTGGGATGGGGGGTGTCGTGGCCGCCTTGGCGCTGGCGGCGACATTGGTAATGGTCGGCGGCGCTGTCGGCGCATACTTTCTTTTTTGGTCACGCGATGGCGGCCGACAGGCGCAAAGCTCTGACCCAAAGCCGTCGAAAGGCGGCTCGACGCACAACGGCGACATCCGAATCAACGATACCCCTAAGCCGCTAGAGGACAATAGCGCGCTGTCAGATGCGACCAAAGCCGCCTTTGCCAGCGGCGTCAAGGCGCTGATGCGTAAAGACTACGTCGAGGCGGAGCGCCAATTCCGCGCCGTCCTAGGGGCGGCACCTGGTTTTGGCAAAGCCCATCTCAATCTTGGCATTGCACTCTATCACCAGCGAAAGTTCACCGACGCGCTTGACCATTTCGCTGTAGCGGCGCGGACTTGCGAAGACGAGTCTTGCAAGAACTTTGCCTATAACTACCGTGGACGCATCCACTGGGAGCAGCGGAAATATGCTCTGGCGGAAGAAGACTTCCGGCAAGCCGTTGTTCACGACGCGAATGATCTGTCATCGGTCGCATTCCGTGGATTCATGCTGCAGCTCGACGGGCGGACGGCAGACGCGAATCAGCTTTTTGACGAAGTGCTGGCGCGGAGTCGCGACGAAAACCTCAACTCGGTTGTCCGCCGGTGCAAAGGGTCAGCGCTGCCGCCGGTGACGGCTTCCGATGCAGGCATTGGTCCTGGCCAGTAGCAATGCCAACGCCAAAGCTGATGACCGCAACCATTGCCGTTTTGGATGATGAAAGCTCCGTCGCGTTCAATGTCGCCCACGCCGTGGCGGCACTGGGCTGGACGCCGGTGGTGCGCACGTTGTCATCGCCGGCGGCTGGTCTTGACCTTTCCGGTGTGACGCACATCGTCCTTGTAACGGGACGTGCGCCGGCTGAGGCACAGGCGGTCATTGATACGCTGGTCAAGAAGCTTCCCAGTCATGTCGTCCTAATCGGTATCGGCAATGGTGCGTTGTCCCTTGCCGCTGCGCTGGGCGTCCGAGTCCCAGACGAGCGGCCGCTTGCACCGGGCGTAGTTGAGGTTTGCCATGACGGCCGGCTGTCGTTTGGGAACCTGAAGTACCGGTTTCGCGCTTGGACACCCCGCCTGCCACGCTTGAGTTCTGCAGACCTGTCGGAAGGGCTAGAGGTCACGGCGACGACGCCGGCGGGAGCGGTGCTGGCCTTTCGGCATCGGACACACCCACGCGAGGGCGTATTGTTTCACCCGGAGTCAAGCGGAACGCCGGAAGGTCTGCGCTGGTTCGCCAATGTGTTTGGCGTCAAGGCGTAGAGCGCTGCTCAGCGGCGCGCGCTTCGTCAAGAGCCGCAATGATGGCGCGGCCGGTGTAGCCAGTCAGGGCAAAGTCCGTTCCGACCGACTCCAGGCTAACATCGACAAGCGGGAGTGTGTCGTCAAGCGTCGCTGCGCCTCGGCCGCCAACGGCGCTTAGGGCAGCAGTGCCGCCAATGATGCGCGGCGCAATGAAACAGGTGACTTTGTCAACTAGGCGAGCGTCCACCAAGGCCCCAGCCAGTGTACTGCCGCCTTCAACCAGCAGACTTGCGACGCCTTCCGAGAACAGGCGGTTCAGTGCGGCGGCGAGTTGCGGCCGCCCCTGCGGATCGGCTTCCACCAGCAGGATGCGTACCCCTTGCTGTTCAAGTTGCGCCAGCCGTTCGGTGTTGTCCGGCGTGGCGACAGTGACAAGCCACGTTGGGAACTGCCGCGCCGTTTGTACAAGGGCGGCGTCCGGCGGCAACCTCACGCGCGCCGAGTCAAAGACAACGCGCACCAGCGGGCGGTGGCGGCAGCGTCCCGTCCGGTCGGTGAGTAGGGGATTGTCGGCTAGCGCCGTTCCGACGCCAACGGCGATGGCGTCGGAACGATGCCGCAGCGCTTGCCCAGCCGCTCGCGCCGCCTCGCCGGTAATCCATCGGGAAGCGCCGGTTCGGGTAGCAATGCGGCCGTCCAAACTCATGGCGATTTTGAGGTGGACAAAGGGACGCCCTTCAAGCTGGTTGACAATGAACACCTCGTTGAGTCGTGTACAGGCCACCGCCAGTACGTCTGTGATGACTTCAATCCCGGCGGCGCGTAGTTGCGCGAAGCCGCGTCCGTTAACTTGCGGATTGGGATCGCGAATCCCGGCGACAACGCGGGTGACGCCAGCGGCGATGATGGCTTCCGTACAGGGCGGCGTCCGCCCATAGTGGGAACAAGGCTCAAGATTGACGTACAACGTCGCGCCGCGCGCCTGTGATCCGGCTTCACCTAACGCCCAGACTTCCGCATGGGCCGGTTCAGGCTCGTGGTAGAAGCCGCGGCCGACGACAACGCCATCACGGACGACAAGCGAGCCAACCAGCGGGCGCGGACTGACCCGCCCATAACCTTGCTCTGCAAGCCGCAACGTTTCAAGCATTAGGCGTTCGTGGACTGTTGGGAAGGATGGCTGGATCACGTCGCGGCCTCAACCTTTGTTTGAAGATAATAAGACACAGAAAACCAAGCGCCGAGAACCAGTTGGCCTCTGCAGCGCTCACCGCCGCCCGTGCTATAGGAAGCCGGCCATTGACTTGGATATAAACAAACAAACTCCTGCATAGCGACTGCAAGGGCCAGGTAGGTCAAGAAACAGCGCTTTCCAAGGATTAGCGCGGCGTTTTCTAGGATGCCGAGCCTCTGAAAAGGGTCGTTTTGGGTTTCTGTTCATGTGTTTGTGTTATAGTCGAATTACCGCTACGGCTTAGGGCAAATGCCCAATGTTCCCCTAGCTGACTTGCCACGCCAACCGAGAAACGTCTCCTGCCCATCGGGAAACGTTCTA
It encodes:
- the pyrF gene encoding orotidine-5'-phosphate decarboxylase — encoded protein: MDAQPSPSARIFLALDTPDRSAAERLMQLLSPYVGGFKIGKTLFTAAGPPVVAAALATGARVFLDLKFHDIPHTVAGAVAAAAALGVHLCTVHTLGGSAMLRAAQKSLATWPTAMQPVLLGVTLLTSADQTTLNEIGLQGTPEEAVRRLTKLAVTCGLGGVVCSPQEIAAVRRLAPADFLVVTPGIRFGDAVPDDQRRTLTPREALAAGADYLVVGRPITAAPDPVAAVQRLVSELSTS
- a CDS encoding transglycosylase SLT domain-containing protein, which produces MALRTSLWRASAFCVLTACGTVVTAAQSPTSSAALTAATPARSLIAAAERHYKRGEEAFRNGQFEEAGRCFAEARAIFDQAPAEVRAEQEVQAYVFELQGRIELLRTGLRQAALSASDVGSYRDELAALDVSQISARPTAELNMSNFDFKFTVTAQVYQFINFYTTGRGRITMERGLIRSGRYRDMAERIFAEEGVPKDLIWLAQVESVWQPRALSYAKARGIWQFIPSTGLRFGLRQDAYMDERVAPEASTRAAARYLKFLYNYFAGDWLLAMAAYNCGERNVERAIERCGYADFWELHQRGLLPRETQNYVPAILAVIAIAKNQKQYGFNVTPDPPMRYDTFQLDTSTSLAVAADLLHIPLNELLALNPELHRPLAPAGFSLKIPVGARERFAAAYAALSPQDRLGVPQSSAPTVAETRPVAQPRYTTRNARTTGRRYRTRY
- a CDS encoding DUF1015 family protein, with translation MALVRPFRALRPSADTVAAVAAVPYDVVSTAEARALAAGNPYSLLHVTRPDIDLPDDTPPDAELQYHTARVNFERLKRETPLTTDAEASFFVYRLVMDERAQTGVVGLCAVDDYDRDVIRKHEKTRPDKEDDRTRHVLALRAHVEPVFLAYRDTPTLDALMAEACAAPALYDFTAPDGVRHTVWRMPDAAAVSAAFADVPTLYVADGHHRSASASRARATLRAQDTHPTPDAPYNFFLAVLFPAGQLRILPYNRVVGDLNGWTPAALLDALRERFASIPTTPTPTAEGDFSVYCAGGWHSFRFHPAAGGDVLAQLDVSRLQTQVLEPLFGITDPRTDKRLDFVGGIRSTTELEQRVNDGRAAVAFSLHPTSLDALFAVADQGAVMPPKSTWFEPKPRSGLLMYAFDDAG
- a CDS encoding gamma-glutamyl-gamma-aminobutyrate hydrolase family protein gives rise to the protein MAAPYTKRPTIGITVRIDPDKDSYHLRTTYPRAIHQAGGVPLLIPLITEAGYLETIADLLDGILLSGNPADVDPARYGQAPHIALGPVHPERDETDARLLQLADAKRLPVFAVCYGMQMLNVHRGGTLFQDLASQVENVMQHQQRGSFRRLAHGIQIDRDSLLAKLAGGVTARVNSHHHQGIDELGRDLRPVAWAADGVIEAVVGTRPDHFVLGVQWHPEINADHDPFSQALFKHFVAEAALHRQRPPLE
- a CDS encoding FKBP-type peptidyl-prolyl cis-trans isomerase; the encoded protein is MANLAIENIRSNEGASAGNGKVLAVHHTGQLMDGTNLDGPYDRRRLIEPALGLGEVICGWALGVVGWQVSGKQEPTIIPLELAYGIGVSRPPHSTLR
- a CDS encoding YdcF family protein; this translates as MACLEAMVTPELVLVPGHAVCRTPDAPDLAADDAWALQPYQRGEGGCYVAHIVAGVRLVAEASHRWLVFSGGRTHAAYPALSEAESYRRVAQAQSWWGCSEAAARTLIEAFARDSYENLRFSLHCFHDTLGVRPVRVYVVGWRFKEQRFRLHAAVLGWPPERLHYIGVNDPPDLAAAQAGEAQTLQDFLADPHGACGRLAAKRAARNPFGDTPPAHWVTTLVPPAAL
- a CDS encoding TlpA family protein disulfide reductase — protein: MTGWHTVQKSFLAVSLTVGAACQATSPSPTPSSASSPSASPSTSSPSAPAPSPTRTSKPAPTFVVETLNAGKFNLSEHRGKVVVVNFWATWCPPCVAEMPGFDAAYRRLKGDGLEIVGLSLDQEGPGVVKDFLAKRRISYPIAMGTPETAMRFGIGNSIPYTVFIDRRGNIREAVTGGISASVFEQKVKALLAEPA
- a CDS encoding serine/threonine-protein kinase gives rise to the protein MDETIAIMSTASPPSDPLIGRVIAGRFRILSKLGEGGMGAVYKAEQLKVNRLCAVKVLSASFASDPDALARFNREAQMSSAFNHPHAVTIYDFGDDDGLHYLAMEFVEGETLSSVLRREGPLPLGRTLNIARQAAAALEAAHRMNIVHRDLKPDNIMLARRDEGDWVKILDFGIAKIASDAPQRGQDLTQAGFVVGTPLYMSPEQLAGERLDARSDIYSLAIIIYQMLTGRLPFTGDNMQALMVKRLTEDPLPLQQANPSVVIPPGVEAALLRALQRQRDRRTPTVREFISELEAGQASTRPQMAAGTTNPFTPGAASFSGERAYPTVPTKASSAAATGGATPQPTAAAVPLQPGYAPPLSTEQSIASSDASPPSGDGLPQLNPPPTPPVVTPATAPPARWGGGMGGVVAALALAATLVMVGGAVGAYFLFWSRDGGRQAQSSDPKPSKGGSTHNGDIRINDTPKPLEDNSALSDATKAAFASGVKALMRKDYVEAERQFRAVLGAAPGFGKAHLNLGIALYHQRKFTDALDHFAVAARTCEDESCKNFAYNYRGRIHWEQRKYALAEEDFRQAVVHDANDLSSVAFRGFMLQLDGRTADANQLFDEVLARSRDENLNSVVRRCKGSALPPVTASDAGIGPGQ
- the ribD gene encoding bifunctional diaminohydroxyphosphoribosylaminopyrimidine deaminase/5-amino-6-(5-phosphoribosylamino)uracil reductase RibD, with product MIQPSFPTVHERLMLETLRLAEQGYGRVSPRPLVGSLVVRDGVVVGRGFYHEPEPAHAEVWALGEAGSQARGATLYVNLEPCSHYGRTPPCTEAIIAAGVTRVVAGIRDPNPQVNGRGFAQLRAAGIEVITDVLAVACTRLNEVFIVNQLEGRPFVHLKIAMSLDGRIATRTGASRWITGEAARAAGQALRHRSDAIAVGVGTALADNPLLTDRTGRCRHRPLVRVVFDSARVRLPPDAALVQTARQFPTWLVTVATPDNTERLAQLEQQGVRILLVEADPQGRPQLAAALNRLFSEGVASLLVEGGSTLAGALVDARLVDKVTCFIAPRIIGGTAALSAVGGRGAATLDDTLPLVDVSLESVGTDFALTGYTGRAIIAALDEARAAEQRSTP